A genomic stretch from Verrucomicrobiota bacterium includes:
- a CDS encoding molybdenum cofactor biosynthesis protein MoaE — protein sequence MLFFWEAKLTREPLASGGADYRRTEGAMVDFYGIVRELEGDRRIEGIEYEAFEPMAERLLAEIAQAAGEQHGLSRVILHHRIGFVPAGEPSLFLRVCAERRAAAFRASTEIVEKLKALVPIWKHPVYAAAQVT from the coding sequence ATGCTATTCTTTTGGGAGGCGAAGCTCACCCGGGAACCGTTGGCGTCCGGCGGAGCTGATTACCGCCGCACCGAAGGCGCGATGGTGGATTTTTACGGGATTGTGCGCGAGCTCGAGGGTGATCGTCGGATCGAAGGGATCGAATACGAAGCCTTCGAACCAATGGCCGAACGGTTGCTGGCCGAGATTGCCCAGGCAGCCGGTGAGCAGCACGGGCTTAGCCGGGTGATTTTGCATCACCGCATCGGGTTTGTCCCTGCGGGCGAACCGTCCCTGTTCCTGCGGGTTTGCGCTGAGCGCAGAGCGGCGGCTTTCCGTGCCAGTACCGAAATCGTCGAAAAATTAAAAGCGCTCGTACCGATCTGGAAACATCCGGTCTACGCTGCCGCGCAGGTCACATGA
- the gnd gene encoding decarboxylating NADP(+)-dependent phosphogluconate dehydrogenase: MNQSDIGLVGLAVMGENLVLNMESKGFPVSVFNRTTGVTEKFAAGRAKGKRISATRSIEEFVQSLASPRKIMIMVKAGSAVDAVIDQLLPHLDKGDVIIDGGNSLYTDTQRRDKKLTELGFHFLGMGVSGGEEGALKGPSLMPGGAHQAWEIVAPIFQKIAAQVDGEPCCRYMGPDGAGHYVKMVHNGIEYGDMQLICEAYAILKDILGMQTDELHEVFAGWNRGDLDSFLIEITTNIFTKKDPDTGKPLVDVILDKAGQKGTGRWTLISAIDQGIVVSTINAAVEARVLSSMKEQRVRASKQLTGPARKPFEGDRQEFIDAVRDALYASKIISYAQGFTLLAAASKQFNWNLHYGDIATIWRGGCIIRAKFLNRIKEAFDRNPQLENLMLDPFFSDVLKQTQDHWRQAVTAAVRHGVAVPAFSASLGYYDSYRQERLPANLLQAQRDYFGAHTYERVDRSGSFHTEWLQ, translated from the coding sequence ATGAACCAATCAGACATCGGCTTAGTCGGTCTCGCCGTCATGGGCGAGAACCTGGTGCTTAACATGGAAAGTAAAGGTTTCCCGGTCTCGGTGTTCAACCGCACCACCGGCGTAACCGAAAAGTTTGCGGCCGGCCGCGCCAAGGGCAAGCGGATCAGCGCCACCCGCTCGATCGAAGAGTTCGTGCAGAGCCTGGCCAGCCCGCGGAAGATCATGATCATGGTTAAAGCCGGCTCGGCGGTCGATGCGGTGATCGACCAGTTGTTACCGCACCTGGACAAGGGTGACGTCATTATCGATGGCGGCAACTCGCTTTATACCGACACGCAGCGCCGGGACAAAAAGTTGACCGAGCTCGGGTTTCACTTTCTCGGCATGGGCGTTTCCGGCGGAGAGGAAGGCGCACTGAAAGGGCCTTCGCTGATGCCCGGCGGGGCGCATCAGGCCTGGGAAATCGTCGCACCGATCTTCCAGAAAATCGCCGCGCAGGTCGATGGCGAACCCTGTTGTCGCTACATGGGCCCGGACGGCGCCGGTCACTACGTGAAGATGGTTCACAACGGGATCGAATACGGCGACATGCAACTCATCTGCGAAGCTTACGCCATCCTCAAGGACATCCTCGGGATGCAGACCGATGAATTACACGAAGTCTTTGCCGGGTGGAACCGGGGCGACCTGGACAGCTTCCTGATCGAAATTACCACGAACATTTTCACCAAAAAGGATCCCGACACCGGCAAGCCGCTCGTCGACGTGATTCTCGATAAAGCCGGCCAGAAAGGAACCGGCAGATGGACGCTGATCTCCGCGATCGACCAGGGTATCGTCGTCTCGACGATCAACGCGGCCGTCGAAGCCCGCGTATTGTCCTCGATGAAAGAGCAGCGGGTGCGTGCATCGAAGCAACTGACGGGCCCCGCCCGGAAGCCGTTCGAGGGCGATCGCCAGGAGTTCATCGACGCCGTCCGCGATGCCCTTTATGCTTCCAAAATCATTTCTTACGCCCAGGGTTTCACCCTGCTGGCGGCGGCCAGCAAGCAGTTTAACTGGAACCTGCACTACGGCGATATTGCGACGATCTGGCGAGGCGGGTGCATCATCCGGGCCAAGTTTTTGAACCGGATCAAAGAAGCGTTCGATCGCAATCCGCAGCTTGAGAACCTGATGCTGGATCCGTTCTTCAGCGACGTCCTGAAACAGACTCAGGACCATTGGCGGCAGGCGGTGACGGCCGCCGTACGGCACGGGGTCGCCGTCCCGGCGTTCAGCGCCTCGCTGGGCTACTATGATTCTTACCGCCAGGAACGGTTACCGGCAAACCTGCTCCAGGCGCAACGGGATTATTTCGGGGCGCACACGTACGAACGGGTGGACCGGTCCGGCAGCTTCCACACCGAATGGCTGCAATAG